A genomic region of Metopolophium dirhodum isolate CAU chromosome 1, ASM1992520v1, whole genome shotgun sequence contains the following coding sequences:
- the LOC132934271 gene encoding uncharacterized protein LOC132934271 isoform X1, which produces MNIDSVSTKLENMNIDCVNTKSDNMNTDCTITESDSMNIDDVKTESMSLGKLKKSEPYDIFKQLPLEIINKIVLHLDFNDVLNLKLVNKMWRCVYVNQNEIWERICEDLNIRIIDYSRCLNDRSRHDSECIGYACVASEKLFGPLCDYWQTFNHYIMIVKNIKNNDFPTIYIRRQHVEQSYCTDDYIVNINCQLEEPVQIIILNGANKPISNAILPIFDEFEKLIKLRKYPLKVIGNKRYLVFEICSIIFVYSIWKTQFTKKFFKVIQKSVEYGLNKDDFNEEFLNNHCDTKFDLYDHKLAMVHPANSTLFLTDLSTGKTYKELEFSSRRCVIDSMKCSDYRLMIGITRRVNLLNKKKGLKTEHLAIIYHMKGCTQDNRLKIPLLGPVTQFKVTSNCIGVENTGSATPFITKQKNSYLNVFWLECDTFSFDCTRKYIYYNVNQSIFQYDLLKSMLSKFEVVQKIAVDAISNLLPLTPINDRYLLVRSTYPNSYDIFDVKEHVCVRSIQLTAGYSLVHVGKLSIMFSNSTQFMVIAFS; this is translated from the exons atctgaaccgtatgatatttttaaacaacttcCACttgaaatcataaataaaattgtgctACATTTAGACTTCAATGATGTTCTCAActtgaaactagtgaacaagATGTGGCGATGTGTATATGTAAACCAAAATGAGATATGGGAAAGGATTTGCGAGGATTTAAATATACGAATCATTGATTATAGCCGGTGTCTAAATGATAGGTCAAGACATGATTCAGAATGCATAGGATATGCATGTGTAgcttcagaaaaattattcggGCCTTTATGTGATTATTGGCAAACttttaatcattatataatgattgtaaagaatataaaaaacaatgattttcCGACCATTTATATACGTCGTCAGCATGTAGAACAATCATATTGTACTGATGATTATATAGTCAATATAAATTGCCAACTCGAAGAACcagttcaaataattattttaaatggggCAAATAAGCCCATAAGCAACGCAATTTTGCCAATATTTgatgaatttgaaaaattaattaaattgagaAAATATCCACTCAAAGTAATTGGTAACAAAAGATACTTGGTATTTGAAATTTGTTcaattatattcgtatattcaATTTGGAAAACTCAATTcaccaaaaaattttttaaagtaatacagAAATCTGTTGAATATGGCTTGAATAAGGATGATTTCAACGAAGAGTTCTTAAATAATCATTGTGACaccaaatttgatttatatgaTCATAAACTAGCAATGGTGCACCCAGCTAatagtacattatttttaactgatTTAAGTACTGGAAAAACATATAAAGAATTGGAATTTAGTTCAAGAAGATGCGTTATTGATAGCATGAAATGCTCTGATTATAGACTCATGATTGGAATCACACGAAGggtaaatttattaaat aaaaaaaagggCTTGAAAACAGAACATTTGGCAATTATTTATCACATGAAGGGATGTACACAAGACAATAGATTAAAGATACCCTTGTTAGGGCCTGTTACTCAGTTCAAGGTGACCAGCAATTGCATTGGAGTAGAAAATACAGGTTCTGCAACTCCATTTATCACAAAGCaaaaaaattcatacttaaatgTGTTTTGGCTTGAATGCGATACATTTTCATTTGACTGTACtagaaagtatatttattataatgttaatcaAAGTATATTTCAGTATGACCTATTAAAGTCCatgttgtccaaatttgaaGTAGTTCAAAAAATAGCTGTCGATGCTATATCAAATCTCTTACCTCTAACACctataaatgatagatatttgTTAGTTCGATCGACTTATCCAAATTCATATGATATATTTGATGTCAAAGAACACGTTTGTGTTAGGTCAATACAATTAACTGCAGGGTATTCTTTAGTTCATGTGGGTAAACTATCTATAATGTTCTCTAATTCCACTCAATTTATGGTAATTGCATTTagttaa
- the LOC132934271 gene encoding uncharacterized protein LOC132934271 isoform X2: MNIDSVSTKLENMNIDCVNTKSDNMNTDCTITESDSMNIDDVKTESMSLGKLKKSEPYDIFKQLPLEIINKIVLHLDFNDVLNLKLVNKMWRCVYVNQNEIWERICEDLNIRIIDYSRCLNDRSRHDSECIGYACVASEKLFGPLCDYWQTFNHYIMIVKNIKNNDFPTIYIRRQHVEQSYCTDDYIVNINCQLEEPVQIIILNGANKPISNAILPIFDEFEKLIKLRKYPLKVIGNKRYLVFEICSIIFVYSIWKTQFTKKFFKVIQKSVEYGLNKDDFNEEFLNNHCDTKFDLYDHKLAMVHPANSTLFLTDLSTGKTYKELEFSSRRCVIDSMKCSDYRLMIGITRRKKKGLKTEHLAIIYHMKGCTQDNRLKIPLLGPVTQFKVTSNCIGVENTGSATPFITKQKNSYLNVFWLECDTFSFDCTRKYIYYNVNQSIFQYDLLKSMLSKFEVVQKIAVDAISNLLPLTPINDRYLLVRSTYPNSYDIFDVKEHVCVRSIQLTAGYSLVHVGKLSIMFSNSTQFMVIAFS, from the exons atctgaaccgtatgatatttttaaacaacttcCACttgaaatcataaataaaattgtgctACATTTAGACTTCAATGATGTTCTCAActtgaaactagtgaacaagATGTGGCGATGTGTATATGTAAACCAAAATGAGATATGGGAAAGGATTTGCGAGGATTTAAATATACGAATCATTGATTATAGCCGGTGTCTAAATGATAGGTCAAGACATGATTCAGAATGCATAGGATATGCATGTGTAgcttcagaaaaattattcggGCCTTTATGTGATTATTGGCAAACttttaatcattatataatgattgtaaagaatataaaaaacaatgattttcCGACCATTTATATACGTCGTCAGCATGTAGAACAATCATATTGTACTGATGATTATATAGTCAATATAAATTGCCAACTCGAAGAACcagttcaaataattattttaaatggggCAAATAAGCCCATAAGCAACGCAATTTTGCCAATATTTgatgaatttgaaaaattaattaaattgagaAAATATCCACTCAAAGTAATTGGTAACAAAAGATACTTGGTATTTGAAATTTGTTcaattatattcgtatattcaATTTGGAAAACTCAATTcaccaaaaaattttttaaagtaatacagAAATCTGTTGAATATGGCTTGAATAAGGATGATTTCAACGAAGAGTTCTTAAATAATCATTGTGACaccaaatttgatttatatgaTCATAAACTAGCAATGGTGCACCCAGCTAatagtacattatttttaactgatTTAAGTACTGGAAAAACATATAAAGAATTGGAATTTAGTTCAAGAAGATGCGTTATTGATAGCATGAAATGCTCTGATTATAGACTCATGATTGGAATCACACGAAGg aaaaaaaagggCTTGAAAACAGAACATTTGGCAATTATTTATCACATGAAGGGATGTACACAAGACAATAGATTAAAGATACCCTTGTTAGGGCCTGTTACTCAGTTCAAGGTGACCAGCAATTGCATTGGAGTAGAAAATACAGGTTCTGCAACTCCATTTATCACAAAGCaaaaaaattcatacttaaatgTGTTTTGGCTTGAATGCGATACATTTTCATTTGACTGTACtagaaagtatatttattataatgttaatcaAAGTATATTTCAGTATGACCTATTAAAGTCCatgttgtccaaatttgaaGTAGTTCAAAAAATAGCTGTCGATGCTATATCAAATCTCTTACCTCTAACACctataaatgatagatatttgTTAGTTCGATCGACTTATCCAAATTCATATGATATATTTGATGTCAAAGAACACGTTTGTGTTAGGTCAATACAATTAACTGCAGGGTATTCTTTAGTTCATGTGGGTAAACTATCTATAATGTTCTCTAATTCCACTCAATTTATGGTAATTGCATTTagttaa